A region of the Candidatus Neomarinimicrobiota bacterium genome:
GGGGCACCCTGGTAGATAGCACTATGTACGATCGGGTACTGGGGCTCAAGCAGATAATGAACAGCCATAATTTCAGCCTACCATAAACCGGATCGTACTCATCATTAAATCCTCTCTCGCCACAGCTCTGTCGATGATCCGGCGCAAACTGCACGCTCTGGAGGATCTGGCTGTAATCCTTATTCTGACCATTATGGCCGTTCTGCCCATGGCCGAAGTCCTGGCCCGGGAAATTTTCAAGACCAGCATCACCGGGTCGATTGTCATGGTCCAGCACCTGACACTCTGGATCGGCTTTGTGGGTGCCATGTTGGCTTCCCGGGAGGGGCGCTTGCTGTCCCTGACCGGCGAGACCACCTGGCTGAGGGACCGGTGGGGTGAATGGGCCGGAGTCGGATCCGGAATTGCCTCAGTAGGCGTCACATTCGCTCTTCTAGTGGCCAGTTACCATCTCATGTCAGTAGAACGGGCTTTCCCGCGCAGCATCCAGGGGCCGATACAGATATGGATGGCGCAGCTGGTGATGCCGGTGGGATTTGGCATCATGGCATGGCGGCTGCTCACGCGGAGCAGTTCCCAGTGGCGTTACCGGTTGCTGGTGCTGGCAGGCGTTGCTTTGCTGGCCTACTTAGGGATTGGCAGGGAGCTGCAGGGCGGCTGGGCCGTCTACGTGGGATTCGCCGGTCTAATCGCCGCCGTCATCATGGGAGCCCCGATCTTCGTCATTCTGGGCGGTGCAGCCATTTTGCTTTTCTGGAATGAATTGGGCGTCATGGCCGCCATTCCAGCGGAGACGTATCGCATCGTGGTTCATCCCATGTTGCCAACGATTCCCCTATTCACCATGGCTGGCTACTTTTTTGCTGAAAGTGGTGCTTCAAGGCGTTTGGTGCGGGTGTTCCGGGCCTGGTTCGGCTGGATTCCCGGCGGTACACCGCTGGTATCGGTGCTGGTATGTGCTTTCTTTACCTCGTTCACCGGCGGCTCCGGTGTGACGATCCTGGCCCTGGGCGGCCTGCTGTTTCCGATGCTTATCAAAGACCTTTACAGCCGAAAATTCTCCACCGGCCTGTTGACCGCCTCCGGCTCCATAGGACTACTGTTCCCCCCCAGCCTGCCGGTCATTCTTTACGGCATCCGGGCTCAGACCCCCATCGACCGTCTTTTTCTGGCGGGCATATTGCCCGGTTTATTGCTGGTAACCATTGTTTCCACATGGGGCATCAGGCAGGGCATTCTGGGCAAAACCCAGAGGACCCGGTTCCGACTGCGGGAGGCCTGGGAATCGCTGTGGGAGGCGAAGTGGGAGGTACTCACGCCGGTCATTGTCTTAGGAGGTTTATTCGGTGGAGTGGCAACCCTGGTAGAGACAGCTGCTGTCACGGCCGTCTACGCCTTCGCGATCCAGGTCTTTGTTTACCGCGACTTGAAAATAACCAAAGATATTATCCCCACCATGGTCAATTGTGCCACCCTAGTAGGCGGGGTGCTGATTATCCTGGGAGTAGCCATGGGACTGACCAGTTATCTTGTGGATGCTCAGGTGCCCACACGAGCCCTTTACTGGGTCCAGGCCCATATCCACTCCAAGATAGTATTCCTCCTCGCCCTGAACGGTGCCCTTCTCATCGTCGGGGCGCTCATGGACATTTTTTCAGCCATCATCGTGGTGGTGCCGCTCATTGCCCCCATGGGCCAGGCCTTCGGAATCGACCCGGTGCACCTGGGAATTATCTTCCTGGTGAATCTGGAACTGGGCTACCTGACCCCTCCCATTGGGATGAACCTGTTCCTCAGCAGCTACCGCTTTGACTCAACCCTGCCCAGAGTGTACTTGTCCGTAATCCCCTACTTGATCATCCTGGCCATCGGTGTACTGGTCATCACTTACATACCGGCCATAACGCTCACTGTTCCGGCCCTGTTCGGCAAGTAGGGCCGCCTTCAGATTGCCCACGGAGAGCAAATTCCTTATCGCGCCTAAAGGTTGGAGGGATACTAACCGCTGCAGGCATAGGGCCACTCAATAATCAGAGTGGCCTGGGGATGACCAGAAAGGCCGTTACCTGCTGGTAATCTACTTCCTCCCTAAGCAGTCGTTTGGCCAGGACCAGGCCGCGATGAAAGCCATCGTAGATGTAAAACGAACCGTCGGTAGACTGCTCCCGTTCTTCTTGGGTGGAAGGCGCAATGATCAGCATGCCGAACTTATCATAATCGAAGTTCTCATCAAGGTAGAGACTTTTAACGAATAGTTCGGGATCATGCTCATCTAATGGCAGTCCCAGGTCCTGGTTAAGATCCTCAAAGGTCCAGTCACTATAGATCATGCGATTGGCGACATCTTTCAAGGTGCGCGGCTCATCCGGGGGGGTAAGGATTCTGCCGCCTTCGACCTCGGGCCAGATCAGGGCCAGGAAGCGCTCAGCATCTTGAAAGCGCACAAAGTAGATTTCCTGGGCGTCTCTAACGGCGTCATCTACGTAGGGATCCACATGGTGGAGGGAAGCGCGGGTCTTTCTGATCAGCCGGAAGGCCTCGGCCCTAGTAATAGGGCTCATGGTGGGCTTTTTAGTCAGTGGATCCCTCGCTGAAAAAATCGTCCTCCAGAGCCGCGATGAGGTTCTCCCTCAGGCGGGGGTCGGCGTTCCACCAGGGGTCTTCATCCAGAAGTGCCTCCACCGCCTTCCGGGTCTTATCGCCGAAGAAGATAGCATCCAGACGGAGAATAGTGGCATACTCTGAGCGAGATTCCATAACGGCGCACCTGGCGAGCGATTTCTCTTTCAGACTTTTGCCAATCACATCGACGATCTTGGTGGGATCCAGGCCTACTTTGGCCAGGGTGGAGAGAGTGGTCTTTTTGTCAGTTTCATCCATTTCCCTCACGACCTTGCTCCTGCTCATGAGTGCTATGGTTTTCTCCATCAGCTCGATGCGCTTATCCACCAGCTGCTGTTGCTCCTCATGCTGAAGTTTTTGCTCCCACACATCGCGCTGAACCTCGTAGGTGATCAAGGCCCCTGCTGCCGCGGCAGCAAACACCACCACCGCAGATATAATCACCAAGAACAGCTTCTGCCCCACGGCCGTGAATAGCTTGCTTATCCGCGATGGGCCTCGTTTGCCCTCCTTACCTGCAACCGGGGGCGTAGCAGGCCTGTCTGGATGTTTGGTGCTTGCTTTCGGTTGGTTTGGATTGGATTTCGGTTGTTTATTCATGACACCCTCGTCAATTACCCTCGAAGGGATAAAACATAGTAGTAAGGAATCGAATCCCTAACCTACAGCATTAATAGTGCCCAAGGGGATGGGATTCTAGCGAAATCTACCTCCAGTCGGCGGGAATAGCAATGGGGCCCTCAGCCTGGCGGGTCAGAGATGTCATTCAACAGGGAAAGGCAAACACCTCTGATATAAGGGCCGACAAACCAGGGCCATATCAGGGTCTGGCTGTGCTGTAGTGAGGATAATGAGCATCCATTTCA
Encoded here:
- a CDS encoding TRAP transporter large permease subunit, coding for MIRRKLHALEDLAVILILTIMAVLPMAEVLAREIFKTSITGSIVMVQHLTLWIGFVGAMLASREGRLLSLTGETTWLRDRWGEWAGVGSGIASVGVTFALLVASYHLMSVERAFPRSIQGPIQIWMAQLVMPVGFGIMAWRLLTRSSSQWRYRLLVLAGVALLAYLGIGRELQGGWAVYVGFAGLIAAVIMGAPIFVILGGAAILLFWNELGVMAAIPAETYRIVVHPMLPTIPLFTMAGYFFAESGASRRLVRVFRAWFGWIPGGTPLVSVLVCAFFTSFTGGSGVTILALGGLLFPMLIKDLYSRKFSTGLLTASGSIGLLFPPSLPVILYGIRAQTPIDRLFLAGILPGLLLVTIVSTWGIRQGILGKTQRTRFRLREAWESLWEAKWEVLTPVIVLGGLFGGVATLVETAAVTAVYAFAIQVFVYRDLKITKDIIPTMVNCATLVGGVLIILGVAMGLTSYLVDAQVPTRALYWVQAHIHSKIVFLLALNGALLIVGALMDIFSAIIVVVPLIAPMGQAFGIDPVHLGIIFLVNLELGYLTPPIGMNLFLSSYRFDSTLPRVYLSVIPYLIILAIGVLVITYIPAITLTVPALFGK